One genomic region from Asterias amurensis chromosome 7, ASM3211899v1 encodes:
- the LOC139939420 gene encoding mitochondrial glutamate carrier 1-like isoform X1 translates to MGEISASKEAHVEVTNQQPKKGYTGLPAKCINGALAGVAGVTCIFPIDLVKTRLQNQQVSDGRRMYNNLFDCFIKTAKADGIRGLYKGFGVNVTLISPEKAIKLVGNDFFRYHLRKDGAHLGLHREMLAGGGAGLCQVIITTPMEMLKIQLQDAGRRISVQKKKVPGVAVPDLATKINPSLTRAYSANLADVSPSAWTLARNLLQTEGIFGLYRGLGATLMRDVPFSMVYFPLFAHLNAMGVKRENGRASFKHSFMCGCLAATVASLSVNPVDVIKTRLQLLQHAPGEQTYDGIRDCATKIWKQEGPSAFFKGASCRLLVISPLFGIAQAVYYYGVGEFLLGIPKQWL, encoded by the exons ATGGGTGAAATTAG TGCTTCCAAGGAAGCCCATGTGGAAGTCACAAACCAACAACCCAAGAAGGGATACACTGG TCTCCCCGCTAAGTGTATAAATGGTGCTCTGGCCGGAGTTGCGGGTGTCACCTGCATCTTCCCCATCGACCTGGTGAAAACACGACTTCAGAACCAACAAGTCAGCGATGGTAGGCGGATGTACAACAACCT ATTTGATTGTTTCATAAAGACAGCAAAAGCAGATGGAATTAGAGGTTTATATAAAG GTTTTGGTGTGAATGTCACGTTGATCTCTCCAGAGAAAGCCATTAAACTTGTCGGCAACGACTTCTTCCGCTATCACTTACGGAAAGATGG GGCACATCTGGGCTTGCACAGAGAAATGCTTGCAGGTGGCGGCGCTGGGCTGTGCCAGGTTATCATCACCACCCCTATGGAAATGCTGAAAATTCAACTACAGGACGCGGGGAGGAGAA tttcAGTTCAAAAGAAAAAGGTTCCTGGCGTAGCAGTCCCCGACCTCGCCACAAAAATCAACCCCTCCCTCACCAGAGCGTATTCTGCCAATCTAGCTGATGTGTCGCCCTCTGCGTGGACCCTCGCACGCAATCTTCTCCAAACAGAAGGCATATTTGGACTCTACAGGGGACTAGGGGCGACTCTAATGAGAGATGTACCCTTTTCCATGGTATACTTTCCACTGTTTGCACATCTCAATGCAATG GGTGTTAAGCGTGAGAATGGTCGTGCCAGTTTTAAACATTCCTTCATGTGTGGATGCCTCGCAGCAACAGTGGCATCTCTGTCTGTTAACCCAGTTGATG TAATCAAAACCCGACTGCAGCTGTTACAACATGCCCCGGGCGAGCAAACCTACGATGGGATCCGTGATTGCGCAACCAAGATCTGGAAACAAGAGGGCCCCTCTGCGTTCTTCAAGGGGGCGTCTTGTCGCCTTCTGGTCATCTCACCTCTCTTCGGCATCGCCCAGGCCGTCTACTACTATGGCGTTGGGGAGTTCTTACTCGGGATACCGAAGCAGTGGTTATGA
- the LOC139939420 gene encoding mitochondrial glutamate carrier 1-like isoform X2, which produces MGEISLPAKCINGALAGVAGVTCIFPIDLVKTRLQNQQVSDGRRMYNNLFDCFIKTAKADGIRGLYKGFGVNVTLISPEKAIKLVGNDFFRYHLRKDGAHLGLHREMLAGGGAGLCQVIITTPMEMLKIQLQDAGRRISVQKKKVPGVAVPDLATKINPSLTRAYSANLADVSPSAWTLARNLLQTEGIFGLYRGLGATLMRDVPFSMVYFPLFAHLNAMGVKRENGRASFKHSFMCGCLAATVASLSVNPVDVIKTRLQLLQHAPGEQTYDGIRDCATKIWKQEGPSAFFKGASCRLLVISPLFGIAQAVYYYGVGEFLLGIPKQWL; this is translated from the exons ATGGGTGAAATTAG TCTCCCCGCTAAGTGTATAAATGGTGCTCTGGCCGGAGTTGCGGGTGTCACCTGCATCTTCCCCATCGACCTGGTGAAAACACGACTTCAGAACCAACAAGTCAGCGATGGTAGGCGGATGTACAACAACCT ATTTGATTGTTTCATAAAGACAGCAAAAGCAGATGGAATTAGAGGTTTATATAAAG GTTTTGGTGTGAATGTCACGTTGATCTCTCCAGAGAAAGCCATTAAACTTGTCGGCAACGACTTCTTCCGCTATCACTTACGGAAAGATGG GGCACATCTGGGCTTGCACAGAGAAATGCTTGCAGGTGGCGGCGCTGGGCTGTGCCAGGTTATCATCACCACCCCTATGGAAATGCTGAAAATTCAACTACAGGACGCGGGGAGGAGAA tttcAGTTCAAAAGAAAAAGGTTCCTGGCGTAGCAGTCCCCGACCTCGCCACAAAAATCAACCCCTCCCTCACCAGAGCGTATTCTGCCAATCTAGCTGATGTGTCGCCCTCTGCGTGGACCCTCGCACGCAATCTTCTCCAAACAGAAGGCATATTTGGACTCTACAGGGGACTAGGGGCGACTCTAATGAGAGATGTACCCTTTTCCATGGTATACTTTCCACTGTTTGCACATCTCAATGCAATG GGTGTTAAGCGTGAGAATGGTCGTGCCAGTTTTAAACATTCCTTCATGTGTGGATGCCTCGCAGCAACAGTGGCATCTCTGTCTGTTAACCCAGTTGATG TAATCAAAACCCGACTGCAGCTGTTACAACATGCCCCGGGCGAGCAAACCTACGATGGGATCCGTGATTGCGCAACCAAGATCTGGAAACAAGAGGGCCCCTCTGCGTTCTTCAAGGGGGCGTCTTGTCGCCTTCTGGTCATCTCACCTCTCTTCGGCATCGCCCAGGCCGTCTACTACTATGGCGTTGGGGAGTTCTTACTCGGGATACCGAAGCAGTGGTTATGA
- the LOC139939940 gene encoding V-type proton ATPase subunit E-like codes for MAQNDAEVQKQIQHMMAFIDQEAREKADEIDAKAEEEFQIEKGRLVQQQRLKIMEYYERKEKNLELQKKIQQSNMLNQARLKVLKCREDHILALLEEARIRLGEVIQDRSKYAKILFGLLSQGLYQLMEKKITVRCKENDQQLVKEQVQAAVADYKKATKKECEVTLDKDNFLGEDITGGIEMYAFNRKIKVTNTLESRLDLMSRQMLPEIRRIMFGVNPNRKFED; via the exons ATGGCACAAAATGATGCCGAGGTGCAGAAGCAG ATCCAGCATATGATGGCCTTCATTGACCAGGAGGCCCGAGAGAAAGCTGATGAAATTGATGCAAAG GCAGAAGAAGAATTCCAGATTGAGAAAGGGAGGCTGGTTCAGCAGCAGCGACTTAAAATTATGGAATACTACGAGCGAAAGGAAAAGAATTTAGAACTGCAGAAAAAAAT CCAACAATCCAACATGTTAAATCAAGCGCGTCTTAAAGTACTGAAGTGTCGAGAGGATCACATCCTTGCCTTGCTGGAGGAGGCAAGAATACGTCTTGGAGAGGTGATCCAAGATCGTAGCAAATATGCCAAGATCTTGTTTGGGCTGTTGAGCCAAGGGTTATACCAACTCATGGAGAAGAAAATTACTGTACGCTGCAAAGAGAATGACCAACAACTAGTTAAG GAACAAGTACAAGCAGCCGTGGCCGATTACAAAAAAGCAACAAAGAAAGAATGCGAGGTCACCCTAGATAAAGATAACTTCTTGGGAGAAGACAT TACTGGCGGTATAGAGATGTATGCCTTCAATAGGAAAATCAAAGTCACCAATACACTGGAGAGTCGCTTAGATTTAATGAGTCGTCAG ATGCTTCCAGAGATCAGGAGAATAATGTTTGGCGTCAACCCGAACAGAAAGTTCGAAGACTAA